From Streptomyces sp. GSL17-111, one genomic window encodes:
- a CDS encoding RNA polymerase sigma factor encodes MQGDDAELTAALGAAQEGDEDAFRTVYRAVQPRLLGYVRTLVPEADAEDVASEAWFQIARDLDRFSGDADRFRGWTARIARNRALDHIRARGRRPVQGADESELTGMPDGVDTADEALASLGTGRTMALISQLPRDQAEAVVLRVVVGLDAKGAAAVLGKRAGAVRTAAHRGLRKLAELLDGPDGADGVEATIPDQRLNQSRSVTERAAPTLRKT; translated from the coding sequence GTGCAGGGGGACGACGCGGAGCTGACCGCCGCGCTAGGTGCGGCGCAGGAAGGTGACGAAGACGCCTTCCGAACCGTGTACCGCGCTGTGCAGCCTCGGCTGCTCGGCTACGTCAGGACACTCGTGCCGGAGGCCGACGCCGAGGACGTCGCCTCGGAGGCGTGGTTCCAGATAGCCCGCGACCTGGATCGGTTCAGCGGTGACGCCGACCGGTTCCGCGGCTGGACGGCGCGCATCGCCCGCAACCGGGCGCTCGACCACATCCGGGCCCGCGGCCGTCGTCCGGTGCAGGGCGCGGACGAGAGTGAACTGACCGGCATGCCGGACGGGGTGGACACCGCCGACGAGGCCCTCGCGTCGCTCGGTACCGGACGGACGATGGCCCTCATATCCCAGCTCCCCCGCGACCAGGCGGAGGCCGTCGTGCTGCGGGTCGTCGTGGGCCTCGACGCCAAAGGAGCCGCCGCTGTCCTGGGCAAACGCGCAGGTGCCGTGCGGACGGCGGCGCACCGGGGGCTGCGTAAGCTGGCGGAGCTGCTCGACGGACCTGACGGGGCCGACGGAGTGGAAGCAACCATTCCTGATCAACGGCTGAACCAATCCCGCAGTGTGACGGAAAGGGCGGCTCCGACGCTGAGGAAGACGTGA
- a CDS encoding beta-N-acetylhexosaminidase, which produces MAANRGTRPSGRHASDRRHARQRYAIVGAVALTVAAGSVFTATQVQDEPPSPPGPGTTASPSPRPSPAPEPRSIPSVREWSEGRGPGWAPDDETRVVADPDGPLADEARLLAGELDVETSEGPARAGDVELALEENALGGREGYVLNTSDGRVEITGRTDAGVFYGTRTLVQSLRDRDRMSEGEIRDSPDRPQRGLLIDTARKHFSADWLADRLREMADLKLNQLHLHFADDQGFRIESESHPEVVSEQHLTKDEVRDLLALAESLHITVIPEVDSPGHLGAVLAAHPDLQLRDASGEPVRGAIDITDPEAAEILDDLLNEYAELFPSPWFHLGGDEYVPLMRSDPAASFPDLQAAAEEEYGAGAGIQDLATAWLNDRAATVVDQGKLPQVWNDGMHADGEVRPSRPREVTYWTGREFGAREPVSYLQEGWDLVNLNSKYLYYVLGEPNEFTYPTGEAIYEEWTPDVLRGSEPVPEEYANADRIPGGRFAVWCDLAGSQTPAQVADGIRLPLNATAQKLWDPAEPTLSWEQFTELADRVDD; this is translated from the coding sequence ATGGCGGCGAACCGAGGCACCCGGCCCAGTGGACGGCACGCGAGCGACCGGCGGCACGCCCGGCAGCGCTACGCCATCGTGGGCGCCGTCGCGCTCACCGTCGCCGCCGGCAGCGTCTTCACCGCCACGCAGGTCCAGGACGAGCCGCCGTCGCCGCCGGGTCCCGGCACGACGGCCTCGCCCTCGCCCCGGCCGTCCCCGGCACCCGAACCGCGCTCCATACCCTCGGTGCGCGAGTGGAGCGAGGGCCGCGGGCCCGGCTGGGCGCCGGACGACGAGACGCGCGTCGTCGCCGACCCGGACGGACCGCTCGCCGACGAGGCGCGTCTCCTGGCCGGTGAGCTCGACGTCGAGACCTCCGAGGGCCCCGCGCGGGCCGGCGACGTCGAGCTGGCCCTTGAGGAGAACGCACTCGGCGGGCGGGAGGGCTACGTCCTGAACACCTCCGACGGCCGGGTCGAGATCACCGGGCGCACCGACGCCGGCGTCTTCTACGGCACCCGCACGCTCGTCCAGTCGCTCCGCGACCGGGACCGGATGTCCGAGGGCGAGATACGCGACTCACCCGACCGGCCGCAGCGCGGCCTGCTCATCGACACCGCCCGCAAGCACTTCAGCGCCGACTGGCTGGCGGACCGGCTCCGCGAGATGGCGGATCTCAAGCTCAACCAGCTCCACCTGCACTTCGCCGACGACCAGGGGTTCCGCATCGAGAGCGAGAGCCACCCGGAGGTCGTCTCCGAGCAGCACCTGACCAAGGACGAGGTCCGCGACCTCCTCGCACTCGCCGAGTCCCTCCACATCACGGTCATCCCGGAGGTCGACTCCCCGGGCCACCTCGGCGCCGTCCTCGCCGCCCACCCCGACCTCCAGCTCCGCGACGCCTCCGGCGAGCCCGTGCGCGGTGCCATCGACATCACCGACCCCGAGGCCGCCGAGATCCTCGACGACCTGCTGAACGAGTACGCCGAGCTCTTCCCGAGCCCCTGGTTCCACCTCGGCGGCGACGAGTACGTCCCCCTGATGCGCTCCGACCCCGCCGCGTCCTTCCCCGACCTCCAGGCGGCGGCCGAGGAGGAGTACGGCGCCGGGGCGGGCATCCAGGACCTCGCCACCGCCTGGCTCAACGACCGGGCGGCCACCGTCGTCGACCAGGGCAAGCTGCCGCAGGTCTGGAACGACGGGATGCACGCCGACGGCGAGGTGCGGCCCAGCCGTCCGCGCGAGGTCACCTACTGGACCGGCCGCGAGTTCGGGGCCCGCGAACCGGTCTCCTACCTCCAGGAGGGGTGGGACCTCGTCAACCTCAACAGCAAGTACCTCTACTACGTGCTGGGCGAGCCCAACGAGTTCACCTACCCCACCGGCGAGGCGATCTACGAGGAGTGGACGCCCGACGTGCTGCGCGGCAGCGAGCCCGTCCCCGAGGAGTACGCGAACGCCGACCGCATACCCGGTGGGCGCTTCGCCGTCTGGTGCGACCTGGCGGGTTCCCAGACGCCGGCCCAGGTCGCCGACGGCATCCGCCTCCCCCTCAACGCCACCGCCCAGAAGCTGTGGGACCCGGCCGAACCGACGTTGTCCTGGGAGCAGTTCACCGAGCTGGCCGACCGCGTCGACGACTGA
- a CDS encoding YchJ family protein — protein MSRDEGRDQDRCPCGRATRYAACCGRLHGGTVTAGTPEELMRSRYAAFVVGDTDYLLRTWHPDTRPAELRLDGEQAWLRLDVLSSTDGGPFNAEGTVEFRAHYAVPGGVGSLHERSRFVRHRGRWVYVDGDAP, from the coding sequence ATGTCACGAGACGAGGGACGGGACCAGGACCGCTGTCCGTGCGGCCGCGCCACCCGCTACGCCGCGTGCTGCGGCCGCCTGCACGGCGGGACGGTGACGGCGGGCACCCCCGAGGAGCTGATGCGTTCGCGGTACGCCGCCTTCGTCGTGGGCGACACCGACTACCTGTTGCGCACCTGGCACCCCGACACCCGCCCCGCCGAGCTGCGGCTGGACGGCGAGCAGGCGTGGCTGCGCCTGGACGTGCTGTCCAGCACCGACGGCGGACCCTTCAACGCCGAGGGCACCGTGGAGTTCCGCGCCCACTACGCCGTCCCGGGCGGCGTCGGCTCGCTCCACGAACGCAGCCGCTTCGTGCGACACCGGGGCCGCTGGGTCTACGTCGACGGCGACGCCCCCTGA
- a CDS encoding trypsin-like serine peptidase, whose amino-acid sequence MRRTPRSLLGTLIAVGALVTGGVLATPAGAVDAPDVDAPDVDAPPAVRPAAESPTAQERVRAHWTAERMRAAVPLEELTAPGPRATAPGDGPRTGAAAPRLPDGPTSTVQPLAPASSSDVGAQAFPEGGAPWTGGGEITTTAGRVFFTYQGRSASCSGNAVNSANGSTVVTAGHCVKMDGAWHTDWVFVPAYRDGQAPYGRWAAEATLATPQWTASEDINYDIGAAVVGELDGQRLTDVVGGQGLAFNGGYDQDMYAFGFPAADPYDGESFIYCSGRSFRDFLLSSDHGLGCDMTGGSSGGPWLTDFDESDGTGLQTSVNSFGYVFWPGNMFGPYFGDDARALYDEAQSR is encoded by the coding sequence GTGAGACGCACCCCCCGATCCCTGCTGGGCACGCTCATCGCCGTCGGCGCCCTGGTCACCGGCGGCGTGCTGGCCACACCGGCCGGCGCCGTGGACGCCCCCGACGTGGACGCGCCCGACGTCGACGCACCACCCGCCGTGCGGCCGGCGGCGGAGTCGCCCACGGCACAGGAGCGGGTGCGCGCCCACTGGACCGCCGAGCGGATGCGGGCGGCGGTGCCACTGGAGGAGCTGACCGCACCCGGCCCCCGCGCGACGGCGCCCGGCGACGGTCCGCGCACCGGCGCGGCGGCACCCCGACTGCCGGACGGTCCGACCAGCACCGTCCAGCCGCTGGCCCCCGCGTCCTCCTCGGACGTGGGCGCGCAGGCGTTCCCCGAGGGCGGCGCTCCGTGGACCGGCGGCGGGGAGATCACCACCACCGCGGGCCGGGTGTTCTTCACCTACCAGGGCCGCAGCGCCTCCTGCTCCGGCAACGCGGTCAACAGCGCCAACGGCAGCACGGTCGTCACCGCCGGGCACTGCGTGAAGATGGACGGCGCCTGGCACACCGACTGGGTCTTCGTCCCCGCCTACCGCGACGGCCAGGCCCCCTACGGGCGCTGGGCGGCCGAGGCCACCCTCGCCACCCCGCAGTGGACGGCGAGCGAGGACATCAACTACGACATCGGCGCCGCCGTCGTCGGCGAGCTGGACGGGCAGCGGCTGACGGACGTCGTCGGCGGTCAGGGCCTGGCCTTCAACGGCGGCTACGACCAGGACATGTACGCGTTCGGCTTCCCGGCCGCCGACCCCTACGACGGGGAGAGCTTCATCTACTGCAGCGGGCGGAGCTTCCGCGACTTCCTCCTCTCCAGCGACCACGGCCTCGGCTGCGACATGACCGGCGGCTCCAGCGGCGGCCCCTGGCTGACGGACTTCGACGAGTCGGACGGCACCGGGCTCCAGACGTCCGTCAACAGCTTCGGCTACGTCTTCTGGCCGGGGAACATGTTCGGCCCCTACTTCGGGGACGACGCCCGCGCCCTCTACGACGAGGCGCAGTCCCGCTGA
- a CDS encoding succinate dehydrogenase hydrophobic membrane anchor subunit translates to MSVIIDADGNTPSPDNPAPVIEAPRARTARSPKSTRGNFELYGWLFMRVSGVLLTVLVIGHLLIQLVLDGGVSRIGFAFVAGRWASPFWQAWDLTMLWLATLHGANGLRTVINDYAERPGTRFWLKWLLYAATVFTVLLGTLVIFTFDPNIR, encoded by the coding sequence ATGTCCGTGATCATCGACGCAGACGGCAACACACCGTCGCCCGACAACCCGGCGCCCGTCATCGAGGCGCCCCGTGCCCGTACCGCACGGTCGCCGAAGTCCACGCGCGGGAACTTCGAGCTGTACGGCTGGCTCTTCATGCGCGTCTCGGGCGTGCTCCTGACCGTCCTGGTCATCGGCCACCTGCTCATCCAGCTCGTGCTGGACGGCGGCGTGAGCCGGATCGGCTTCGCCTTCGTCGCCGGCCGCTGGGCGTCCCCGTTCTGGCAGGCCTGGGACCTGACGATGCTGTGGCTGGCCACCCTGCACGGCGCCAACGGCCTGCGCACGGTCATCAACGACTACGCCGAGCGGCCGGGCACCCGGTTCTGGCTCAAGTGGCTGCTGTACGCCGCGACCGTATTCACCGTCCTCCTGGGCACGCTGGTGATCTTCACCTTCGACCCGAACATCCGCTGA
- a CDS encoding SecDF P1 head subdomain-containing protein: MQEIPFRAVALRAAAAVAVLALAACSSNTATDDREAGPTGQPSSAASPESSAGDAPPLAFAPVRTSTPGACPSSAQEGTWLADTNDPESPVCYGVQEDTALRVTGPVEAEAEFAEEQGTWLVNVSLAGADAERFGELTERLSTQSPPQNRLAIVLGEWEAEPRVLSAPSVAAPLRDGRLQISGTFTQDSARALATELNR, translated from the coding sequence ATGCAGGAGATCCCGTTTCGCGCCGTTGCCCTGAGGGCCGCCGCGGCGGTCGCCGTCCTCGCGCTCGCCGCCTGTTCCTCGAACACCGCCACCGACGACCGTGAGGCCGGGCCGACCGGGCAGCCCTCCTCGGCGGCCTCGCCGGAGTCGAGCGCCGGTGACGCGCCGCCGCTCGCGTTCGCCCCCGTCCGGACGTCGACGCCCGGCGCCTGCCCCTCCTCGGCGCAGGAGGGCACCTGGCTGGCGGACACGAACGATCCGGAATCCCCGGTCTGCTACGGCGTCCAGGAGGACACGGCGTTGCGCGTCACCGGCCCGGTCGAGGCGGAGGCGGAGTTCGCCGAGGAGCAGGGGACCTGGCTCGTCAACGTCTCGCTCGCCGGTGCGGACGCCGAGCGGTTCGGGGAGCTGACCGAGCGCCTCTCGACGCAGTCCCCGCCGCAGAACCGGCTCGCCATCGTCCTCGGCGAGTGGGAGGCCGAACCGCGTGTGCTGTCCGCCCCCAGCGTCGCCGCACCGCTGCGCGACGGACGGCTGCAGATCTCCGGCACCTTCACTCAGGACTCCGCCCGAGCCCTCGCAACCGAACTCAACCGCTGA
- a CDS encoding DUF6126 family protein has product MNDERAQGKFPRGLWVRLFVYLVAGHLLSAFIYLLFVLGAE; this is encoded by the coding sequence GTGAACGACGAACGCGCCCAGGGGAAGTTCCCCCGCGGCCTGTGGGTCCGTCTCTTCGTCTACCTCGTCGCCGGGCACCTGCTCTCGGCCTTCATCTACCTGCTCTTCGTCCTGGGCGCCGAGTGA
- the sdhC gene encoding succinate dehydrogenase, cytochrome b556 subunit, with translation MPAGTLYRGREGMWSWVAHRVTGVLIFFFLFVHVLDTSLVRVSPEAYDDTIAVYKNPVVALMEYGLVAAVLFHALNGLRVIAVDFWSKGARYQKQMLWTVVGIWTVLMAGAFWPVLSHAFHEVFGS, from the coding sequence GTGCCGGCTGGAACGCTGTACCGCGGCCGGGAAGGCATGTGGTCCTGGGTGGCTCACCGAGTCACCGGCGTCCTCATTTTCTTCTTCCTGTTCGTGCATGTCCTGGACACGTCACTCGTCCGGGTCTCGCCCGAGGCCTACGACGACACCATCGCGGTCTACAAGAACCCCGTGGTCGCCCTGATGGAGTACGGCCTGGTGGCCGCCGTGCTGTTCCACGCGCTCAACGGCCTGCGGGTCATCGCCGTGGACTTCTGGTCCAAGGGCGCCCGCTACCAGAAGCAGATGCTGTGGACCGTCGTCGGCATCTGGACCGTGCTGATGGCGGGGGCCTTCTGGCCCGTCCTCTCGCACGCCTTCCACGAAGTCTTCGGGAGCTGA
- a CDS encoding 2-oxo-4-hydroxy-4-carboxy-5-ureidoimidazoline decarboxylase has protein sequence MRLPAQRGPRTPLGRLNAAPAEVAVAVLLSCCGSRRWAELLAGNRPYPDVHALLAAADEASYDLREVDVAEALAAESATHGPLGDGPGARAARTALRAAQAEYESTFGHAFVICLDELPPGEHLNETLSALRARLAHDAEQERAVAGDELRRLARTRLRRLLRNHLAPGGLSPQTPHGP, from the coding sequence ATGCGCCTGCCCGCCCAGCGCGGCCCGCGCACCCCGCTCGGCCGGCTGAACGCCGCGCCCGCCGAGGTCGCCGTGGCCGTCCTGCTCTCCTGCTGCGGCAGTCGGCGATGGGCCGAACTGCTCGCCGGAAACCGTCCGTATCCGGATGTGCACGCGCTGCTGGCGGCCGCCGACGAGGCGAGCTACGACCTGCGGGAGGTCGACGTCGCCGAGGCGCTGGCGGCGGAGTCGGCGACGCACGGGCCGCTGGGCGACGGGCCCGGCGCCCGGGCCGCGCGCACGGCGCTGCGGGCGGCGCAGGCGGAGTACGAAAGCACGTTCGGGCACGCGTTCGTGATCTGTCTGGACGAGCTGCCACCGGGGGAACACCTGAACGAGACGCTCTCCGCCCTGCGGGCCCGACTGGCGCACGACGCCGAGCAGGAGCGGGCCGTGGCGGGGGACGAGCTGCGCCGACTCGCCCGTACGCGGCTGCGACGCCTGCTGCGGAACCACCTCGCCCCCGGCGGTCTCAGCCCGCAGACGCCTCACGGTCCGTAG
- a CDS encoding helix-turn-helix domain-containing protein, whose translation MSPPPPDAGSSPPGPAGEPGPDPAEPVVAPHLRAVRRRAALTLEAAARIAGMSPAYLSRLETGRRQPSLPTLLALARCYGTTVSELLGEAPADRDAVIRADGPGDPPDRVPARAGGWTYRRAGATGRALQALRVHVPYGSQGDVVRVHPGEEWLHVLSGRLRLRLGDSAHLLAPGDSAHFDSLTPHRLAADDPGGTDLLFVHTLLRSPTDTLCLGPGRPTAGDQP comes from the coding sequence ATGAGCCCTCCGCCACCCGACGCCGGCTCCTCCCCGCCCGGACCCGCCGGAGAGCCCGGCCCGGACCCCGCGGAGCCCGTCGTCGCCCCGCACCTGCGGGCCGTACGGCGCCGCGCCGCACTCACCCTGGAGGCGGCCGCCCGGATCGCGGGCATGTCGCCCGCCTACCTCTCCCGGCTGGAGACCGGCCGTCGCCAGCCGTCCCTGCCGACCCTGCTCGCCCTGGCCCGCTGCTACGGCACGACGGTCTCCGAGCTCCTCGGCGAGGCACCCGCCGACCGCGACGCCGTCATCCGCGCGGACGGACCCGGCGACCCGCCGGACAGGGTACCGGCGCGGGCCGGCGGCTGGACCTACCGCCGGGCCGGCGCCACGGGCCGTGCCCTGCAGGCCCTGCGCGTCCACGTGCCGTACGGATCGCAGGGCGACGTCGTACGGGTCCACCCGGGGGAGGAGTGGCTGCACGTGCTGAGCGGCCGCCTCCGGCTGCGTCTCGGCGACAGCGCCCACCTCCTCGCTCCCGGGGACAGCGCCCACTTCGACTCGCTCACCCCGCACCGCCTCGCCGCCGACGACCCGGGCGGGACGGACCTCCTCTTCGTCCACACGCTGCTGCGCAGCCCCACCGACACCCTGTGCCTCGGCCCCGGGCGTCCGACCGCCGGAGACCAGCCGTGA
- the sdhA gene encoding succinate dehydrogenase flavoprotein subunit — MKIHKYDTVIVGAGGAGMRAAIESTKRCRTAVLTKLYPTRSHTGAAQGGMAAALANVEEDNWEWHTFDTVKGGDYLVDQDAAEILAKEAIDAVLDLEKMGLPFNRTPDGTIDQRRFGGHSRNHGEAPVRRSCYAADRTGHMILQTLYQNCVKEGVEFFNEFYVLDLLLTEVDGVKRTAGVVAYELATGEVHVFQAKSVVFASGGNGKFFKVSSNAHTLTGDGQAAAFRRGLPLEDMEFFQFHPTGIWRMGILLTEGARGEGGILRNKDGERFMEKYAPVMKDLASRDVVSRSIYTEIREGRGCGPEGDHVFLDLTHLPPEQLDAKLPDITEFARTYLGIEPYTDPIPIQPTAHYAMGGIPTNVKGEVLADNTTVVPGLYAAGEVACVSVHGANRLGTNSLLDINVFGRRAGIAAAEYAATADFVELPEGPETFVVEEVERLRGATGSERVTDIRKALQETMDKNVMVFRTEQTLKEAVAEVGALRERYRNVSVQDKGRRFNTDLLEAIELGNLLELAEVTAVSALARKESRGGHYREDYPNRDDVNFMRHTMAYREVGDDGTESIRLDYKPVVTTRYQPMERKY, encoded by the coding sequence ATGAAGATCCACAAGTACGACACCGTCATCGTCGGCGCCGGTGGCGCAGGCATGCGGGCGGCGATCGAGTCGACGAAGCGCTGCCGCACCGCCGTCCTCACCAAGCTCTACCCGACGCGCTCGCACACCGGCGCCGCGCAGGGCGGCATGGCCGCCGCCCTCGCGAACGTCGAGGAGGACAACTGGGAGTGGCACACCTTCGACACGGTCAAGGGCGGTGACTACCTGGTCGACCAGGACGCCGCCGAGATCCTGGCGAAGGAGGCCATCGACGCCGTCCTCGACCTGGAGAAGATGGGCCTGCCGTTCAACCGGACCCCGGACGGCACCATCGACCAGCGCCGCTTCGGCGGCCACAGCCGCAACCACGGCGAGGCGCCGGTGCGCCGCTCCTGCTACGCGGCGGACCGCACCGGTCACATGATCCTCCAGACGCTGTACCAGAACTGCGTCAAGGAGGGCGTGGAGTTCTTCAACGAGTTCTACGTCCTGGACCTGCTGCTCACCGAGGTGGACGGCGTCAAGCGCACCGCCGGCGTCGTGGCCTACGAGCTGGCCACCGGCGAGGTGCACGTCTTCCAGGCCAAGTCGGTCGTCTTCGCCTCCGGCGGCAACGGCAAGTTCTTCAAGGTCTCCTCCAACGCCCACACCCTCACCGGTGACGGGCAGGCCGCCGCGTTCCGGCGCGGGCTGCCGCTGGAGGACATGGAGTTCTTCCAGTTCCACCCGACCGGCATCTGGCGCATGGGCATCCTGCTCACCGAGGGTGCGCGCGGTGAGGGCGGCATCCTGCGGAACAAGGACGGCGAGCGCTTCATGGAGAAGTACGCGCCCGTCATGAAGGACCTCGCCTCGCGCGACGTCGTCTCGCGCTCCATCTACACCGAGATCCGCGAGGGCCGGGGCTGCGGGCCGGAGGGCGACCACGTCTTCCTGGACCTCACCCACCTGCCGCCGGAGCAGCTCGACGCCAAGCTGCCGGACATCACCGAGTTCGCCCGGACCTACCTGGGCATCGAGCCCTACACGGACCCGATCCCGATCCAGCCGACCGCGCACTACGCGATGGGCGGCATCCCGACCAACGTCAAGGGCGAGGTGCTGGCCGACAACACCACCGTCGTGCCGGGCCTGTACGCGGCCGGCGAGGTGGCCTGCGTCTCCGTGCACGGCGCGAACCGGCTGGGCACGAACTCGCTGCTCGACATCAACGTGTTCGGCCGCCGCGCCGGCATCGCCGCCGCCGAGTACGCCGCGACGGCGGACTTCGTCGAGCTGCCGGAGGGCCCGGAGACGTTCGTCGTCGAGGAGGTCGAGCGGCTGCGCGGCGCGACGGGCAGCGAGCGCGTCACCGACATCCGCAAGGCGCTCCAGGAGACCATGGACAAGAACGTCATGGTCTTCCGCACCGAGCAGACGCTGAAGGAGGCCGTGGCCGAGGTCGGCGCCCTGCGCGAGCGGTACCGGAACGTCAGCGTCCAGGACAAGGGCCGGCGGTTCAACACCGACCTGCTGGAGGCCATCGAGCTGGGCAACCTGCTGGAGCTGGCCGAGGTGACGGCGGTCTCCGCGCTGGCGCGCAAGGAGTCCCGCGGCGGTCACTACCGCGAGGACTACCCGAACCGTGACGACGTCAACTTCATGCGCCACACCATGGCGTACCGCGAGGTCGGCGACGACGGCACCGAGTCGATCCGGCTGGACTACAAGCCGGTCGTGACGACCCGCTACCAGCCGATGGAGCGTAAGTACTGA
- a CDS encoding succinate dehydrogenase iron-sulfur subunit, with amino-acid sequence MSTPTLDKSDQVEDATPYITATFRIRRFNPEVAAEATWEDFTIEIDPKERVLDALHKIKWELDGTLTFRRSCAHGICGSDAMRINGRNRLACKTLIKDINPEKPITVEAIKGLTLLKDLVVDMEPFFQAYRDVMPFLVANGNEPTRERLQSAEDRERFDDTTKCILCAACTSSCPVFWNDGQYFGPAAIVNAHRFIFDSRDDAGEQRLEILNDRDGVWRCRTTFNCTDACPRGIEVTKAIQEVKRALITRRY; translated from the coding sequence ATGAGCACCCCCACCCTGGACAAGTCCGACCAGGTCGAGGACGCGACGCCGTACATCACGGCCACGTTCCGCATCCGCCGGTTCAACCCCGAGGTGGCCGCCGAGGCCACCTGGGAGGACTTCACGATCGAGATCGACCCCAAGGAGCGCGTCCTGGACGCCCTCCACAAGATCAAGTGGGAGCTCGACGGGACGCTCACGTTCCGCCGCTCCTGCGCGCACGGCATCTGCGGTTCGGACGCCATGCGGATCAACGGGCGCAACCGGCTGGCGTGCAAGACGCTGATCAAGGACATCAACCCGGAGAAGCCGATCACCGTCGAGGCCATCAAGGGCCTCACCCTGCTCAAGGACCTGGTGGTCGACATGGAGCCGTTCTTCCAGGCGTACCGGGACGTGATGCCCTTCCTGGTGGCGAACGGCAACGAGCCGACGCGTGAGCGGCTGCAGAGCGCGGAGGACCGCGAGCGGTTCGACGACACGACCAAGTGCATCCTGTGCGCCGCCTGCACGTCCTCCTGCCCGGTCTTCTGGAACGACGGCCAGTACTTCGGCCCGGCGGCCATCGTCAACGCGCACCGGTTCATCTTCGACTCGCGTGACGACGCCGGCGAGCAGCGGCTGGAGATCCTCAACGACCGGGACGGCGTGTGGCGCTGCCGCACGACGTTCAACTGCACGGACGCCTGCCCGCGCGGTATCGAGGTCACGAAGGCGATCCAGGAGGTCAAGCGCGCGCTGATCACCCGGCGGTACTGA
- a CDS encoding Uma2 family endonuclease: MTVALDHTGPWTVADVLALPEDRTTRYELLGESLVMSPAPGIRHQRASLRLAMILHAAATAAEAPVEVLEAINVILPSGLVVPDLVVADAGATAEDGVSVEAEGVQLVVELVSPGNRTVDRKFKPMLYAEAAIPHFWRLEFDPAPMLVVYALQGGRYVERATALAGATTHLDVPFPVAIDPAGLSRQ, translated from the coding sequence ATGACCGTAGCCCTTGACCACACGGGGCCCTGGACCGTCGCCGACGTCCTCGCCCTGCCCGAAGACCGCACCACGCGCTACGAACTGCTGGGGGAGTCCCTCGTCATGTCCCCCGCGCCCGGCATCCGCCACCAGCGGGCCTCGCTCCGCCTCGCCATGATCCTCCACGCGGCGGCCACGGCGGCCGAAGCACCGGTCGAGGTCCTGGAGGCCATCAACGTCATCCTGCCTTCCGGTCTCGTGGTCCCCGACCTCGTGGTGGCCGATGCCGGAGCGACCGCCGAGGACGGTGTCAGCGTCGAGGCCGAAGGTGTTCAGCTGGTGGTCGAGCTCGTCTCCCCCGGCAACCGCACCGTGGACCGGAAGTTCAAACCGATGCTGTACGCGGAGGCGGCCATCCCGCACTTCTGGCGTCTGGAGTTCGATCCGGCTCCGATGCTCGTCGTGTACGCGTTGCAGGGCGGCCGGTACGTGGAGCGGGCGACCGCGCTCGCGGGCGCGACCACTCACCTGGACGTCCCCTTCCCGGTGGCGATCGACCCCGCCGGACTCTCCCGGCAGTAG
- a CDS encoding DinB family protein produces the protein MTTPPRTRPAYDADERTQLLGWLDMQRAIVHWKCAGLSEEDAHRPVLPSSPAMTVAGLVAHLRWVERDWFEMIFLGLPGKGPKFESAPDVEDPDMRVDDVPLADLLRDYERQCARSNEVIAAHELDEKGRHPDFRAASASLRWVLFHMIEETARHVGHLDAMREILDGETGYY, from the coding sequence ATGACCACACCACCCCGGACCCGCCCCGCGTACGACGCGGACGAGCGGACACAGCTCCTCGGCTGGCTCGACATGCAGCGCGCGATCGTCCACTGGAAGTGCGCGGGCCTGTCCGAGGAGGACGCCCACCGCCCGGTCCTGCCGTCCTCTCCGGCCATGACGGTCGCCGGCCTCGTCGCCCACCTGCGGTGGGTCGAGCGCGACTGGTTCGAGATGATCTTCCTGGGCCTGCCCGGCAAGGGGCCGAAGTTCGAGAGCGCCCCGGATGTCGAGGACCCCGACATGCGGGTGGACGACGTTCCGCTCGCCGACCTCCTCCGGGACTACGAGCGGCAGTGCGCGCGCTCGAACGAGGTCATCGCGGCCCACGAACTCGACGAGAAGGGCCGGCACCCGGACTTCCGCGCCGCGTCGGCGTCGCTGCGCTGGGTGCTGTTCCACATGATCGAGGAGACGGCCCGGCACGTCGGCCATCTGGACGCGATGCGCGAGATCCTCGACGGCGAGACCGGCTACTACTGA